Proteins from one Diprion similis isolate iyDipSimi1 chromosome 3, iyDipSimi1.1, whole genome shotgun sequence genomic window:
- the LOC124404933 gene encoding putative RNA-binding protein Luc7-like 1 isoform X2, with protein MTAHDQMRAMLDQLMGTGRNGENNKFQVKYSDPKVCKSFLLACCPHEILSSTRMDLGECPQIHDLALRADYEAAQKKRDHFYDIDAMEHLQNFIADCDRRTEQAKQRLAETQEELSAEVAAKANNVHVLAEEIGKKLAKAEQLGEEGFVEESMKLMGEIDELRKKKNEAEQEYRNSMPASSYQQQKLRVCEVCSAYLGIHDNDRRLADHFGGKLHLGFIKIREKLAELEKTVEDRRKEKRETMMDRDRQRDREREDRDRDRGRGGLSTGYRERDRDRDRDRDRDRERVRRDRRRSRSRSRSRGKRSRRSRSDSRGRRSRSHRSGSNDRKR; from the exons ATGACGGCTCACGATCAAATGCGAGCTATGCTCGATCAACTGATGGGTACAGGACGAAACG GTGagaataacaaatttcaagttaAATATTCGGATCCGAAGGTCTGCAAGAGCTTCCTCCTGGCCTGCTGCCCGCACGAGATACTTTCTTCGACA CGCATGGACTTGGGCGAATGCCCCCAGATTCACGACCTGGCTCTGCGGGCCGACTACGAAGCTGCGCAGAAGAAAAGAGATCATTTTTATGACATCGAC gCAATGGAACaccttcaaaatttcattgctGATTGCGACCGTCGAACTGAACAAGCTAAGCAACGTCTCGCTGAGACTCAGGAAGAATTGAGTGCAGAAGTTGCGGCAAAAGCGAACAATGTTCACGTTCTTGCggaagaaattggaaaaaaacttgCCAAGGCCGAGCAGCTTGGTGAGGAAGGGTTTGTAGAAGAATCTATGAAGCTTATGGGTGAAATTGACGAgttgaggaagaagaaaaacgaggCAGAACAAGAATACCGAAATAGCATGCCAGCTTCGAGCtaccagcagcaaaaattAAGAGTCTGTGAAGTCTGCAGTGCATACCTTGGCATACATGACAACGATAGACGACTGGCCGATCACTTTGGTGGAAAGCTCCATCTGGGGTTCATCAAGATAAGGGAAAAACTTGCCGAGCTTGAAAAAACTGTTGAGGACAGGCGtaaggaaaagagagagactATGATGGACAGAGACAGACAGCGCGACAGAGAACGTGAGGATCGGGACAGGGATCGAGGTCGTGGTGGACTGAGTACTGGATACAGAGAACGAGACCGAGATCGCGATCGTGACCGCGATCGTGACCGTGAACGCGTCCGTCGAGATAGACGGCGGTCAAGGTCCAGGAGCCGTAGCCGTGGCAAAAG ATCTCGACGTTCAAGGAGTGACAGCCGTGGGAGACGGTCACGTTCACATCGCAGTGGATCTAACGATCGTAAGAGATAA
- the LOC124404933 gene encoding putative RNA-binding protein Luc7-like 1 isoform X1, with translation MSIRHFIVSISHLILAICNMCERSKEGLNYRQDRTTQLLQNSPHHRIVVAIALSRQAERCCRSRMDLGECPQIHDLALRADYEAAQKKRDHFYDIDAMEHLQNFIADCDRRTEQAKQRLAETQEELSAEVAAKANNVHVLAEEIGKKLAKAEQLGEEGFVEESMKLMGEIDELRKKKNEAEQEYRNSMPASSYQQQKLRVCEVCSAYLGIHDNDRRLADHFGGKLHLGFIKIREKLAELEKTVEDRRKEKRETMMDRDRQRDREREDRDRDRGRGGLSTGYRERDRDRDRDRDRDRERVRRDRRRSRSRSRSRGKRSRRSRSDSRGRRSRSHRSGSNDRKR, from the exons ATGTCAATCCGGCATTTCATTGTCTCAATTTCACACTTAATTTTGGCAATTTGTAATATGTGTGAAAGATCAAAGGAAGGACTCAATTATAGGCAGGATCGCACGACACAGCTGTTACAAAATTCCCCTCATCACCGGAT CGTCGTTGCCATCGCATTGTCGCGTCAGGCGGAGAGGTGTTGCCGCTCT CGCATGGACTTGGGCGAATGCCCCCAGATTCACGACCTGGCTCTGCGGGCCGACTACGAAGCTGCGCAGAAGAAAAGAGATCATTTTTATGACATCGAC gCAATGGAACaccttcaaaatttcattgctGATTGCGACCGTCGAACTGAACAAGCTAAGCAACGTCTCGCTGAGACTCAGGAAGAATTGAGTGCAGAAGTTGCGGCAAAAGCGAACAATGTTCACGTTCTTGCggaagaaattggaaaaaaacttgCCAAGGCCGAGCAGCTTGGTGAGGAAGGGTTTGTAGAAGAATCTATGAAGCTTATGGGTGAAATTGACGAgttgaggaagaagaaaaacgaggCAGAACAAGAATACCGAAATAGCATGCCAGCTTCGAGCtaccagcagcaaaaattAAGAGTCTGTGAAGTCTGCAGTGCATACCTTGGCATACATGACAACGATAGACGACTGGCCGATCACTTTGGTGGAAAGCTCCATCTGGGGTTCATCAAGATAAGGGAAAAACTTGCCGAGCTTGAAAAAACTGTTGAGGACAGGCGtaaggaaaagagagagactATGATGGACAGAGACAGACAGCGCGACAGAGAACGTGAGGATCGGGACAGGGATCGAGGTCGTGGTGGACTGAGTACTGGATACAGAGAACGAGACCGAGATCGCGATCGTGACCGCGATCGTGACCGTGAACGCGTCCGTCGAGATAGACGGCGGTCAAGGTCCAGGAGCCGTAGCCGTGGCAAAAG ATCTCGACGTTCAAGGAGTGACAGCCGTGGGAGACGGTCACGTTCACATCGCAGTGGATCTAACGATCGTAAGAGATAA
- the LOC124404933 gene encoding putative RNA-binding protein Luc7-like 1 isoform X3 produces the protein MYNIVANIVQSYCCLSHYHTRALIVVAIALSRQAERCCRSRMDLGECPQIHDLALRADYEAAQKKRDHFYDIDAMEHLQNFIADCDRRTEQAKQRLAETQEELSAEVAAKANNVHVLAEEIGKKLAKAEQLGEEGFVEESMKLMGEIDELRKKKNEAEQEYRNSMPASSYQQQKLRVCEVCSAYLGIHDNDRRLADHFGGKLHLGFIKIREKLAELEKTVEDRRKEKRETMMDRDRQRDREREDRDRDRGRGGLSTGYRERDRDRDRDRDRDRERVRRDRRRSRSRSRSRGKRSRRSRSDSRGRRSRSHRSGSNDRKR, from the exons ATGTACAATATTGTTGCGAATATTGTCCAATCATATTGTTGTTTGTCTCACTATCACACACGCGCGTTAAT CGTCGTTGCCATCGCATTGTCGCGTCAGGCGGAGAGGTGTTGCCGCTCT CGCATGGACTTGGGCGAATGCCCCCAGATTCACGACCTGGCTCTGCGGGCCGACTACGAAGCTGCGCAGAAGAAAAGAGATCATTTTTATGACATCGAC gCAATGGAACaccttcaaaatttcattgctGATTGCGACCGTCGAACTGAACAAGCTAAGCAACGTCTCGCTGAGACTCAGGAAGAATTGAGTGCAGAAGTTGCGGCAAAAGCGAACAATGTTCACGTTCTTGCggaagaaattggaaaaaaacttgCCAAGGCCGAGCAGCTTGGTGAGGAAGGGTTTGTAGAAGAATCTATGAAGCTTATGGGTGAAATTGACGAgttgaggaagaagaaaaacgaggCAGAACAAGAATACCGAAATAGCATGCCAGCTTCGAGCtaccagcagcaaaaattAAGAGTCTGTGAAGTCTGCAGTGCATACCTTGGCATACATGACAACGATAGACGACTGGCCGATCACTTTGGTGGAAAGCTCCATCTGGGGTTCATCAAGATAAGGGAAAAACTTGCCGAGCTTGAAAAAACTGTTGAGGACAGGCGtaaggaaaagagagagactATGATGGACAGAGACAGACAGCGCGACAGAGAACGTGAGGATCGGGACAGGGATCGAGGTCGTGGTGGACTGAGTACTGGATACAGAGAACGAGACCGAGATCGCGATCGTGACCGCGATCGTGACCGTGAACGCGTCCGTCGAGATAGACGGCGGTCAAGGTCCAGGAGCCGTAGCCGTGGCAAAAG ATCTCGACGTTCAAGGAGTGACAGCCGTGGGAGACGGTCACGTTCACATCGCAGTGGATCTAACGATCGTAAGAGATAA
- the LOC124404933 gene encoding putative RNA-binding protein Luc7-like 1 isoform X4, with product MDLGECPQIHDLALRADYEAAQKKRDHFYDIDAMEHLQNFIADCDRRTEQAKQRLAETQEELSAEVAAKANNVHVLAEEIGKKLAKAEQLGEEGFVEESMKLMGEIDELRKKKNEAEQEYRNSMPASSYQQQKLRVCEVCSAYLGIHDNDRRLADHFGGKLHLGFIKIREKLAELEKTVEDRRKEKRETMMDRDRQRDREREDRDRDRGRGGLSTGYRERDRDRDRDRDRDRERVRRDRRRSRSRSRSRGKRSRRSRSDSRGRRSRSHRSGSNDRKR from the exons ATGGACTTGGGCGAATGCCCCCAGATTCACGACCTGGCTCTGCGGGCCGACTACGAAGCTGCGCAGAAGAAAAGAGATCATTTTTATGACATCGAC gCAATGGAACaccttcaaaatttcattgctGATTGCGACCGTCGAACTGAACAAGCTAAGCAACGTCTCGCTGAGACTCAGGAAGAATTGAGTGCAGAAGTTGCGGCAAAAGCGAACAATGTTCACGTTCTTGCggaagaaattggaaaaaaacttgCCAAGGCCGAGCAGCTTGGTGAGGAAGGGTTTGTAGAAGAATCTATGAAGCTTATGGGTGAAATTGACGAgttgaggaagaagaaaaacgaggCAGAACAAGAATACCGAAATAGCATGCCAGCTTCGAGCtaccagcagcaaaaattAAGAGTCTGTGAAGTCTGCAGTGCATACCTTGGCATACATGACAACGATAGACGACTGGCCGATCACTTTGGTGGAAAGCTCCATCTGGGGTTCATCAAGATAAGGGAAAAACTTGCCGAGCTTGAAAAAACTGTTGAGGACAGGCGtaaggaaaagagagagactATGATGGACAGAGACAGACAGCGCGACAGAGAACGTGAGGATCGGGACAGGGATCGAGGTCGTGGTGGACTGAGTACTGGATACAGAGAACGAGACCGAGATCGCGATCGTGACCGCGATCGTGACCGTGAACGCGTCCGTCGAGATAGACGGCGGTCAAGGTCCAGGAGCCGTAGCCGTGGCAAAAG ATCTCGACGTTCAAGGAGTGACAGCCGTGGGAGACGGTCACGTTCACATCGCAGTGGATCTAACGATCGTAAGAGATAA
- the LOC124404930 gene encoding USP6 N-terminal-like protein isoform X1 — translation MNEEELLKRSAAERDRIFSCYDRGRENGAQIDPWEDPGFEVYHTTDRYGFMHDKRLPQKVDPNEVKLRHVEMERIKKWIKMLRQWESPATVDKLRRRIYKGIPNSLRGQVWIKLLGVQNLKQEHAGKYDEMLRLARQWSTEIRQIDADVARQYRDHINYRERYSIKQRSMFYVLAAYSMYNMEVGYCQGMSVLAGLLLLYMDEEDAFWGLSVLLADKKYSMHGFYVDGFPKLNRFIEHHDKIMSKFLPKLKRKLDKCGCDSILYALKWFFVIFQERTPVSLGLRIWDVFLLDGDRILPPMAYSVMKLHKRYLMPMESLDEFCGYLQMKLEKNFGFDDDTVINSMERNMEELKRAKLDYPGPPLPHELPRHPFGIFKEPSFSSKVGRRSEEFSEAQHVMRESVAQRRDVASSEGTRENSTPVDPAGCGGLGGSKFSFDPSMDDGGSPNGSRRSLADTSVTSTADLSVFSSATRSQALDNSLDTQSNVSDGSSGSGGLPTPRATPHQPSPDVVRIYVPYTPPSPASYKDDLPRTLPRSLETNKIRIRVDPDQTPIVENLKPFTLESPELELDLK, via the exons ATGAATGAGGAAGAATTATTGAAGCGGTCAGCTGCAGAGCGGGATAGAATTTTCAGCTGCTATGACCGGGGTAGAGAGAACGGAGCTCAAATTGACCCTTGGGAAGATCCAGGCTTTGAAGTTTATCACACAACGGACAGATATGGATTCATGCA CGACAAGCGGTTACCACAGAAAGTGGATCCGAACGAAGTTAAATTACGGCACGTTGAAATggagaggataaaaaaatggataaaaatgtTACGCCAATGGGAAAGTCCCGCAACCGttgacaaattacgccgtaggATATACAAGGGCATTCCAAATAGTCTCAGAGGTCAAGTATGGATTAAACTTCTTGGTGTTCAAAATCTGAAGCAGGAGCATGCCGGAAAATATGACGAGATGCTCCGGCTCGCTCGCCAGTGGTCCACAGAAATAAGACAAATTGATGCTGATGTCGCTAGACAGTACAGAGACCATATCAAttacag GGAAAGATATAGCATTAAACAGAGATCCATGTTCTACGTCTTAGCTGCTTACAGCATGTATAACATGGAGGTCGGCTACTGCCAGGGTATGTCTGTGTTGGCAGGCCTTCTGCTGTTGTATATGGATGAGGAAGATGCTTTTTGGGGACTGTCCGTACTTCTTGCAGACAAAAAGTACAGCATGCATG GATTTTACGTCGATGGGTTTCCGAAGTTAAATCGTTTTATTGAACACCACGACAAGATTATGtccaaatttttaccgaaGCTTAAACGCAAGCTTGATAAATGCGGCTGCGATTCTATACTGTATGCTCTGAAATGgttctttgttatttttcaagaaaGG ACACCAGTCAGTCTTGGTCTTCGGATATGGGATGTATTTTTACTGGATGGTGACCGTATTTTGCCACCAATGGCCTACTCAGTAATGAAACTACATAAGCGTTACCTGATGCCCATGGAGAGTCTTGATGAATTTTGTGGCTACCTTCagatgaaattggaaaaaaactttggttTTGATGACGACACAGTGATAAACTCTATGGAACGCAACATGGAGGAACTAAAACGTGCTAAACTAGATTACCCTGGTCCACCTCTGCCACACGAACTACCCAGGCATCCATTTGGCATATTCAAAGAACCCTCCTTCTCCAGCAAG GTAGGGAGAAGGAGTGAAGAGTTTAGCGAAGCTCAACATGTGATGCGGGAGTCTGTGGCACAGCGTAGGGACGTTGCAAGTTCAGAGGGAACCAGAGAAAATTCAACCCCGGTTGACCCTGCTGGTTGCGGTGGCCTTGGGG GAAGCAAGTTTTCATTTGACCCAAGCATGGATGACGGAGGCTCACCTAATGGATCGCGCCGTTCGTTAGCTGATACTTCCGTTACATCGACGGCGGATCTATCGGTATTCAGTTCGGCAACTCGCTCCCAAGCCCTAGATAATAGCCTCGATACTCAGAGCAACGTTTCAGATGGTAGCTCGGGGAGCGGAGGCTTACCTACACCGAGAGCAACTCCTCATCAGCCAAGTCCTGACGTTGTAAGAATCTATGTACCGTATACACCTCCATCCCCAGCTTCGTACAAAGATGATCTTCCTCGTACGCTGCCTCGATCGTTAGAAACTAATAAAATTCGTATACGTGTTGATCCTGATCAAACGCCTATAGTCGAAAATCTGAAACCATTTACTTTGGAAAGTCCAGAGCTTGAGCTGGACTTGAAGTAA
- the LOC124404930 gene encoding USP6 N-terminal-like protein isoform X2, whose amino-acid sequence MNEEELLKRSAAERDRIFSCYDRGRENGAQIDPWEDPGFEVYHTTDRYGFMHDKRLPQKVDPNEVKLRHVEMERIKKWIKMLRQWESPATVDKLRRRIYKGIPNSLRGQVWIKLLGVQNLKQEHAGKYDEMLRLARQWSTEIRQIDADVARQYRDHINYRERYSIKQRSMFYVLAAYSMYNMEVGYCQGMSVLAGLLLLYMDEEDAFWGLSVLLADKKYSMHGFYVDGFPKLNRFIEHHDKIMSKFLPKLKRKLDKCGCDSILYALKWFFVIFQERTPVSLGLRIWDVFLLDGDRILPPMAYSVMKLHKRYLMPMESLDEFCGYLQMKLEKNFGFDDDTVINSMERNMEELKRAKLDYPGPPLPHELPRHPFGIFKEPSFSSKVGRRSEEFSEAQHVMRESVAQRRDVASSEGTRENSTPVDPAGCGGLGGSKFSFDPSMDDGGSPNGSRRSLADTSVTSTADLSMVARGAEAYLHREQLLISQVLTL is encoded by the exons ATGAATGAGGAAGAATTATTGAAGCGGTCAGCTGCAGAGCGGGATAGAATTTTCAGCTGCTATGACCGGGGTAGAGAGAACGGAGCTCAAATTGACCCTTGGGAAGATCCAGGCTTTGAAGTTTATCACACAACGGACAGATATGGATTCATGCA CGACAAGCGGTTACCACAGAAAGTGGATCCGAACGAAGTTAAATTACGGCACGTTGAAATggagaggataaaaaaatggataaaaatgtTACGCCAATGGGAAAGTCCCGCAACCGttgacaaattacgccgtaggATATACAAGGGCATTCCAAATAGTCTCAGAGGTCAAGTATGGATTAAACTTCTTGGTGTTCAAAATCTGAAGCAGGAGCATGCCGGAAAATATGACGAGATGCTCCGGCTCGCTCGCCAGTGGTCCACAGAAATAAGACAAATTGATGCTGATGTCGCTAGACAGTACAGAGACCATATCAAttacag GGAAAGATATAGCATTAAACAGAGATCCATGTTCTACGTCTTAGCTGCTTACAGCATGTATAACATGGAGGTCGGCTACTGCCAGGGTATGTCTGTGTTGGCAGGCCTTCTGCTGTTGTATATGGATGAGGAAGATGCTTTTTGGGGACTGTCCGTACTTCTTGCAGACAAAAAGTACAGCATGCATG GATTTTACGTCGATGGGTTTCCGAAGTTAAATCGTTTTATTGAACACCACGACAAGATTATGtccaaatttttaccgaaGCTTAAACGCAAGCTTGATAAATGCGGCTGCGATTCTATACTGTATGCTCTGAAATGgttctttgttatttttcaagaaaGG ACACCAGTCAGTCTTGGTCTTCGGATATGGGATGTATTTTTACTGGATGGTGACCGTATTTTGCCACCAATGGCCTACTCAGTAATGAAACTACATAAGCGTTACCTGATGCCCATGGAGAGTCTTGATGAATTTTGTGGCTACCTTCagatgaaattggaaaaaaactttggttTTGATGACGACACAGTGATAAACTCTATGGAACGCAACATGGAGGAACTAAAACGTGCTAAACTAGATTACCCTGGTCCACCTCTGCCACACGAACTACCCAGGCATCCATTTGGCATATTCAAAGAACCCTCCTTCTCCAGCAAG GTAGGGAGAAGGAGTGAAGAGTTTAGCGAAGCTCAACATGTGATGCGGGAGTCTGTGGCACAGCGTAGGGACGTTGCAAGTTCAGAGGGAACCAGAGAAAATTCAACCCCGGTTGACCCTGCTGGTTGCGGTGGCCTTGGGG GAAGCAAGTTTTCATTTGACCCAAGCATGGATGACGGAGGCTCACCTAATGGATCGCGCCGTTCGTTAGCTGATACTTCCGTTACATCGACGGCGGATCTATCG ATGGTAGCTCGGGGAGCGGAGGCTTACCTACACCGAGAGCAACTCCTCATCAGCCAAGTCCTGACGTTGTAA